Proteins encoded in a region of the Triticum dicoccoides isolate Atlit2015 ecotype Zavitan chromosome 3A, WEW_v2.0, whole genome shotgun sequence genome:
- the LOC119270688 gene encoding disease resistance protein RGA2-like, giving the protein MAELVATMVVGPLLSIVKEKASSYLLDQYKVMEGMEQQHRILKRKLLAILDVVADAEQAASHREGAKAWLEEVKRVAYEANEIFDEFKYEALRREAKKNGHYSKLGFEVVKLFPTHNRFAFRDKMGKKLCSIVQAIEVLVAEMNAFGFKYQQQVPASMQLRQTDPVIFDPKKIISRSRDQDTSNIVDILLGQVSNESLMVVPIVGIGGLGKTTLAHLIYNEPEIQKHFELLIWVCVSDNFDVDSLAKKIAEAASPNKGQVQDVLSGRRFLLVLDDVWNRESDKWEKLKARLTHGAKGSVVLTTTRDEGVAKIMGTVKAYNLAPLEDNFIQEIIETRAFRLQKEEERPVVLVNMVGEIVKRCCGSPLAATALGSVLHTKSSEEEWKAISSRSNVCTEESGILPILKLSYNDLSSQMKQCFAFCAMFPKDYKIDVDKLIQLWIAHGFIQHQNEVSPETIGKRIFSELASRSFFVDVKQVQVSFHETMHIGDSYSQHTCKIHDLMHDVALSTMEKECAHAPEEPSQIEWLSDTARHLLLSCEEPETILNDSMAKRSPAMQTLLCDCYMEDPLQHLSKYSSLKALRLCTWNRSFPLKSKHLHHLRYLDLSRSGIASLPEDISILYNLQTLNISFCRELRWLPKQMKYMTALRHLYTHGCPEMRNMPSDLRKLISLRTFTCFVAGPIGSECSSVGELQQLNLGGQLDLHQLENVTEEDAKAANLGKKKELRELTLKWTVGCINDARVLEGLKPHDGLQAVRIESYGGTTFPTWMALWRNMVEIHLSHCKKLQRLFSCDRPFTFPNLKEFTLKSLECLESWWDISNEEQGEEMTFPQLEKLSIAGCGKLTALPEATLLAESYGAMARSAFPALKVLYLDDLESFRRWEAIEGSQRGHIVFPRLEELTIQNCPLLTALPEAPFGGDYGMAPSAFPALKVLILRDLMSFERWGAVNGSQEDEIMFPQLEKLSVIGCEKMTELSEQENVCPKLSTKAKSPKLSVFEMLGSEEEMFLWVATHMTSLTNLTLRRHDDDSETTSVAADHSLTQVVGVMEKWNRRDFPLANMELIGFRSGVTELCACFVQIQRLCIKDSAALVHWPEKEFRSLLSLRSLKIISCEQLVGYAQAPVAEPPTASESSGELLPRLEYLNIYGCKSMVEVFEVPASLRKMRITGCSKLKSISSSRLQQGESASSIIQGSSAMAMEEHILFPCLEEIDIRECDSLTGVLNLPPSLKEIIFNGCGELRSVEFQSGEMPLLEVLHIARCKTLSSLPDGPQAYSSLQYLTVKNCPGIKSLPACLQQRLSCLVSKFLDARHQEPSLLKPKTWRNGFR; this is encoded by the exons ATGGCAGAGCTGGTGGCCACCATGGTAGTTGGGCCACTGCTGTCTATTGTGAAGGAGAAGGCGTCCAGCTACCTGCTGGACCAGTACAAGGTGATGGAGGGTATGGAGCAGCAGCACAGGATCCTCAAACGCAAGCTGCTGGCCATCCTGGACGTCGTCGCCGATGCTGAGCAGGCGGCGTCCCACAGAGAAGGGGCCAAGGCTTGGCTTGAGGAGGTCAAGAGGGTGGCTTATGAGGCGAACGAGATCTTCGACGAGTTCAAGTATGAGGCGCTCCGCCGCGAAGCCAAGAAGAATGGGCACTACAGCAAGCTCGGCTTCGAGGTAGTAAAACTGTTCCCCACCCACAACCGTTTTGCATTCCGTGACAAAATGGGGAAGAAGCTCTGCAGCATTGTGCAGGCCATTGAGGTTCTTGTGGCTGAGATGAATGCCTTTGGGTTTAAATATCAGCAGCAAGTACCAGCATCCATGCAGTTGAGGCAGACAGATCCTGTTATCTTCGATCCAAAGAAAATCATCAGCAGATCAAGAGACCAAGATACTTCAAATATTGTTGATATACTACTTGGTCAAGTCAGCAATGAAAGTCTCATGGTTGTTCCCATTGTTGGAATAGGGGGGCTAGGCAAGACCACCTTAGCGCATCTCATTTACAATGAACCTGAAATTCAGAAGCATTTCGAGTTGCTGATCTGGGTTTGTGTCTCTGACAACTTCGATGTTGATTCTCTGGCTAAAAAAATTGCTGAAGCAGCAAGTCCCAACAAAGGCCAAGTGCAAGATGTACTAAGTGGACGCAGATTCCTCCTTGTATTAGATGACGTGTGGAACCGAGAGAGTGATAAGTGGGAAAAGCTCAAGGCCCGTCTAACACATGGTGCCAAGGGTAGTGTGGTTCTGACAACTACTCGTGATGAAGGAGTTGCAAAAATAATGGGTACAGTTAAAGCCTATAATCTCGCACCTTTGGAGGATAATTTCATACAGGAAATTATCGAGACGAGAGCATTCAGATtgcagaaagaagaagaaaggcctgTCGTGCTAGTTAATATGGTTGGTGAAATTGTCAAGAGATGCTGTGGCTCTCCTTTGGCGGCAACAGCACTGGGCTCTGTGCTCCATACAAAGAGCAGCGAGGAAGAATGGAAAGCTATATCAAGCAGAAGCAATGTTTGCACTGAGGAATCTGGAATTTTACCAATACTCAAGCTCAGCTACAATGACTTGTCGTCGCAGATGAAGCAGTGCTTTGCTTTTTGTGCTATGTTTCCCAAAGATTACAAGATTGATGTGGACAAGCTGATCCAACTGTGGATCGCACATGGGTTTATTCAGCACCAAAATGAAGTTAGTCCTGAAACCATTGGCAAGCGGATTTTCAGTGAGCTAGCCTCAAGGTCATTCTTTGTGGATGTGAAGCAAGTCCAAGTTTCATTCCACGAAACTATGCACATCGGGGATAGTTATTCCCAACATACATGTAAAATTCACGATCTTATGCATGATGTTGCACTGTCGACAATGGAAAAAGAATGTGCTCATGCACCCGAGGAACCAAGTCAGATTGAGTGGCTTTCAGATACAGCTCGCCACTTACTTTTGTCTTGTGAAGAACCAGAAACTATTTTGAATGATTCTATGGCGAAAAGATCTCCAGCTATGCAGACACTTCTGTGTGATTGTTATATGGAAGATCCATTGCAGCATTTATCAAAATACAGCTCTTTGAAGGCATTACGGCTCTGTACATGGAACAGATCATTTCCCTTGAAATCAAAGCATCTGCATCACCTGAGGTACCTTGATCTCTCAAGAAGTGGTATCGCATCACTTCCTGAAGATATAAGCATTCTATACAACCTGCAAACATTGAACATATCTTTCTGCCGCGAGCTTCGTTGGCTTCCAAAACAAATGAAGTATATGACTGCCCTCCGTCACCTCTACACTCATGGTTGTCCAGAGATGAGGAACATGCCTAGTGACCTCCGAAAACTCATTTCCCTACGGACATTTACATGTTTTGTAGCAGGTCCAATTGGCTCTGAGTGCAGCAGTGTTGGAGAGTTGCAACAGTTAAACCTCGGTGGTCAGCTGGACCTACATCAGCTAGAGAATGTGACCGAAGAAGATGCAAAAGCGGCAAATCTCGGAAAGAAGAAGGAACTCCGAGAACTCACATTAAAATGGACTGTTGGTTGCATCAATGATGCAAGAGTGCTCGAGGGTCTCAAACCTCATGATGGTCTGCAAGCTGTAAGGATAGAATCCTACGGAGGCACCACCTTTCCGACATGGATGGCTTTGTGGCGAAACATGGTTGAGATCCATCTTTCTCATTGTAAAAAACTGCAACGGTTATTCAGTTGTGATAGACCCTTCACTTTTCCAAATCTGAAGGAGTTTACACTAAAATCTCTGGAATGTCTGGAGAGCTGGTGGGACATAAGTAACGAGGAACAAGGAGAAGAGATGACATTTCCTCAGCTTGAGAAGTTATCTATTGCTGGCTGTGGAAAGCTGACAGCGTTACCAGAAGCAACACTGCTTGCAGAATCTTATGGTGCAATGGCACGGTCAGCATTTCCAGCATTGAAAGTGCTCTACTTGGATGACTTGGAAAGCTTTCGAAGATGGGAGGCAATCGAAGGAAGTCAAAGAGGACACATTGTATTTCCTAGGCTTGAGGAACTTACAATCCAGAACTGCCCTCTGCTGACCGCATTACCGGAAGCACCGTTTGGTGGGGATTATGGTATGGCACCCTCAGCATTTCCTGCATTGAAGGTTCTCATATTGAGAGATTTAATGAGCTTTGAGAGATGGGGAGCAGTCAATGGATCTCAAGAAGATGAGATAATGTTTCCTCAGCTTGAGAAGTTGTCTGTTATAGGCTGTGAAAAGATGACAGAATTATCAGAACAAGAAAATGTTTGTCCAAAGCTGTCAACAAAAGCTAAATCACCAAAGCTCAGTGTATTCGAGATGCTGGGAAGTGAGGAAGAAATGTTCCTGTGGGTAGCGACACATATGACTTCACTGACCAATCTGACACTGCGAAGGCATGATGATGACTCGGAAACAACCTCTGTGGCAGCTGATCATAGTCTGACACAAGTGGTGGGCGTCATGGAAAAATGGAATCGTCGTGATTTCCCTCTGGCAAATATGGAGTTAATTGGCTTTAGGTCGGGTGTAACTGAGCTATGTGCATGTTTTGTGCAGATTCAGCGCTTATGCATTAAAGATTCTGCTGCGCTTGTGCACTGGCCAGAGAAAGAGTTCCGAAGCTTGTTATCTTTGAGGAGTCTAAAGATTATATCCTGTGAACAACTGGTTGGATATGCACAAGCTCCTGTAGCTGAGCCACCAACAGCATCAGAATCCTCGGGTGAGCTCCTGCCACGTCTCGAGTATCTCAATATATATGGTTGTAAAAGCATGGTAGAGGTCTTCGAAGTCCCTGCATCCCTGAGGAAAATGAGAATTACTGGTTGCAGCAAGCTCAAGTCTATATCCAGCAGTAGGCTGCAGCAGGGAGAGTCGGCATCGTCGATTATTCAAGGGTCATCAGCCATGGCCATGGAAGAGCATATTCTCTTTCCATGTTTAGAAGAAATAGACATACGGGAGTGTGACAGCTTAACAGGGGTCCTCAATCTTCCGCCGTCCCTCAAGGAAATAATATTTAATGGGTGCGGTGAGTTGAGATCAGTAGAATTTCAATCAGGAGAGATGCCATTGTTGGAGGTCCTTCACATTGCACGATGCAAAACCCTGTCATCCCTACCAGACGGGCCGCAAGCATACTCATCCCTCCAATATCTTACCGTTAAAAACTGCCCTGGCATAAAGAGTCTCCCTGCATGCCTGCAGCAACGGCTAAGCTGCCTTGTGTCAAAATTTCTAGATGCCCGTCATCAAG AGCCTAGCCTTCTGAAGCCCAAGACATGGAGAAATGGCTTCCGCTGA